In one window of Candidatus Scalindua sp. DNA:
- a CDS encoding DUF445 domain-containing protein: MNKSVLTNLIAATICVAAFASPQFPGKHALSCAGLFALSGALTNWLAVHMLFEKIPLLYGSGIIALRFEQFKAGIRSLIMENFFTEENFAKVSEEAFPHQIEPELIMEKIDFDKMFDGYVSVITTSPFGGMLNMIGGAKVIEPLRGPFKEESERQVSEVIHNIDISSVLQRETDFETFKSKIGNMVDTRLDELTPDHVKGIIEEMIRQHLGWLVVWGGVFGALIGFFSTLLL, translated from the coding sequence ATGAATAAAAGTGTATTGACGAATCTGATTGCCGCCACAATCTGTGTGGCGGCTTTTGCAAGCCCCCAATTTCCCGGGAAACATGCGCTCAGCTGCGCCGGTTTGTTTGCATTGTCTGGCGCCTTAACCAATTGGCTGGCCGTACATATGCTGTTTGAAAAAATTCCCTTGCTTTATGGTTCAGGAATTATAGCCCTCAGGTTTGAGCAATTTAAGGCGGGTATTCGTTCTCTGATTATGGAGAATTTTTTTACCGAAGAGAATTTTGCAAAGGTCTCAGAAGAGGCCTTTCCCCACCAGATAGAGCCGGAGCTCATAATGGAAAAGATAGATTTTGACAAGATGTTCGATGGGTATGTATCCGTAATTACGACATCACCCTTCGGCGGAATGTTGAACATGATCGGTGGTGCAAAGGTCATCGAACCGCTGCGGGGACCATTTAAAGAGGAGTCTGAGAGACAGGTATCCGAAGTTATTCACAATATTGACATATCATCGGTTCTGCAGAGAGAGACAGATTTTGAAACCTTCAAGTCAAAGATCGGTAACATGGTAGATACCAGGTTGGATGAACTTACCCCGGATCATGTAAAGGGGATAATAGAAGAGATGATCCGTCAGCACCTTGGGTGGCTGGTTGTCTGGGGGGGTGTTTTTGGAGCCTTGATTGGTTTTTTCAGTACCCTTCTGCTCTAA
- a CDS encoding SWIB/MDM2 domain-containing protein yields the protein MAEAKGLSKPVKLKSEMAKFLGATELPRTEITKKIWDYIKANKLQTKTENGKPENAGKFIVADAKLLPIFKKTKSKSKSGKVTDLTKLKEGQTVNMMQMAAIVGANIEQE from the coding sequence ATGGCAGAAGCAAAAGGATTGAGTAAACCGGTAAAACTGAAAAGCGAGATGGCAAAGTTTCTGGGAGCAACAGAGCTTCCCAGGACAGAGATCACAAAAAAAATATGGGATTATATTAAAGCAAACAAGCTTCAGACAAAGACCGAAAATGGCAAACCTGAAAATGCAGGCAAGTTCATTGTGGCTGATGCTAAATTGCTCCCGATCTTCAAAAAAACAAAATCAAAAAGCAAGTCAGGAAAGGTCACCGACCTTACAAAGCTCAAAGAAGGCCAGACGGTCAACATGATGCAGATGGCCGCTATTGTCGGTGCAAACATAGAACAGGAGTAA
- the folD gene encoding bifunctional methylenetetrahydrofolate dehydrogenase/methenyltetrahydrofolate cyclohydrolase FolD — translation MTAKLIKGTEIREQILEEITAEVAEIKEKHGVVPGLVTILVGENPASMSYVTLKIQTAHRVGFKEVQDTQSVDISEEALLNLIDKYNNDDSINGILVQLPLPGHIDEKKVLNAIDPDKDVDGFHPVNVGRLMIGGDALRFPPCTPAGIQEMIVRAGVETSGAEVVVVGRSNIVGKPIANMMLQKGKGANSTVTIVHTGTKNMEVHCKRADILIVAAGVPGLVKPEWIKPGACVIDVGVNRVGEKPSKNDPNKMVAILKGDVDFEAAKEIAGSITPVPGGVGPMTITMLMKNTLKSLKVKLGIERC, via the coding sequence ATGACAGCAAAACTCATAAAGGGTACAGAGATTCGAGAGCAGATTCTGGAAGAGATTACAGCTGAAGTAGCGGAAATAAAGGAAAAGCATGGGGTCGTGCCCGGGCTTGTTACCATTCTCGTTGGCGAAAATCCCGCTTCCATGTCCTACGTTACGTTGAAAATACAAACCGCTCACAGGGTAGGTTTTAAAGAGGTACAGGATACTCAATCAGTTGATATCTCTGAAGAGGCCCTTCTTAACCTTATAGATAAATACAATAATGACGACTCTATTAATGGCATCCTTGTACAACTTCCCCTTCCAGGACACATAGATGAAAAGAAAGTGCTCAATGCCATAGATCCGGATAAAGATGTTGATGGTTTCCATCCTGTTAATGTGGGGAGACTTATGATTGGGGGCGATGCGCTTAGATTTCCACCGTGCACGCCGGCTGGTATCCAGGAAATGATTGTACGTGCTGGTGTAGAGACGAGCGGTGCAGAAGTTGTCGTGGTAGGCCGTTCAAATATTGTTGGTAAGCCGATTGCCAACATGATGCTTCAAAAAGGAAAAGGTGCTAATTCAACGGTGACAATCGTTCATACAGGTACAAAAAACATGGAGGTCCATTGTAAACGTGCAGACATACTAATCGTCGCTGCAGGAGTACCCGGCCTGGTTAAGCCGGAGTGGATAAAACCGGGTGCATGCGTAATTGACGTGGGTGTTAACAGGGTTGGTGAAAAACCGAGCAAAAACGACCCCAATAAGATGGTTGCAATTCTCAAAGGAGATGTTGATTTTGAAGCGGCTAAGGAAATTGCGGGAAGTATCACACCAGTTCCCGGGGGTGTTGGACCCATGACAATTACGATGCTTATGAAAAATACTCTTAAGTCTCTTAAAGTTAAATTGGGGATTGAGAGGTGTTAA
- a CDS encoding sulfurtransferase TusA family protein, whose protein sequence is MKPDFTLDCYGLLCPMPIFKASQKIKEMEIGQILEIISTDDGIKTDIEAWCEKTGNELLKIDERDDEYHTFVRKQSPGK, encoded by the coding sequence ATGAAACCTGATTTTACCTTAGATTGCTACGGTCTCCTCTGCCCGATGCCAATTTTCAAGGCATCCCAGAAGATTAAGGAGATGGAGATAGGGCAGATACTGGAAATCATATCGACTGATGATGGGATAAAGACTGACATAGAGGCCTGGTGTGAAAAGACGGGAAATGAGTTACTGAAGATAGACGAAAGAGATGATGAGTATCACACCTTCGTACGGAAACAGTCACCGGGTAAGTAA
- a CDS encoding cytochrome c, translated as MRSGVVYGGIIMLIVSLTSFQLSKASGGEIDYKKIYKNECRKCHGLDGKGSKRGQKLGAPDFTDAAWQDSVTDEELEKSITHGKNKMPKQEGNLSAEEIKAMVKYVRFFAPKRKRK; from the coding sequence ATGAGAAGCGGCGTTGTTTATGGCGGTATTATAATGCTGATAGTGTCCTTGACTTCATTTCAGCTTTCGAAGGCTTCTGGCGGAGAAATTGATTATAAAAAGATCTACAAGAATGAGTGCAGGAAATGCCATGGACTTGATGGCAAGGGGTCAAAGAGAGGTCAGAAACTTGGAGCTCCCGATTTTACTGATGCTGCCTGGCAGGATTCTGTTACTGACGAAGAGTTGGAGAAATCCATAACTCATGGAAAGAACAAGATGCCGAAACAGGAAGGTAATTTGAGCGCGGAAGAGATTAAGGCTATGGTGAAGTATGTAAGATTTTTTGCTCCAAAGAGAAAGCGCAAATAG
- a CDS encoding c-type cytochrome — protein MKIFLRGCLVIMIQLAVSYFVTSKVFADEIDAQELFKKHCVICHGEDGKGKTDLGEGLGARDFTNKEFQSSITDEAIIKQITNGSEGTMFPFKDKLTHEEMVALIPVIRAFGKE, from the coding sequence ATGAAGATATTTTTACGAGGATGTCTGGTAATAATGATTCAACTGGCGGTAAGTTATTTTGTAACATCGAAAGTGTTTGCTGATGAGATCGATGCGCAGGAATTGTTTAAGAAACACTGTGTTATCTGTCATGGAGAAGACGGCAAGGGGAAAACAGACCTGGGAGAGGGGCTCGGGGCACGGGATTTTACCAACAAGGAGTTCCAGAGCTCTATAACTGATGAGGCCATCATCAAGCAAATTACCAACGGATCAGAAGGTACGATGTTTCCCTTTAAGGATAAGCTTACGCATGAAGAGATGGTGGCCCTGATACCGGTAATAAGGGCATTTGGAAAGGAATGA
- a CDS encoding aspartate ammonia-lyase: METTDNQFRIEHDTLGEIRVPKDSYYGAQTVRALENFPISGIRPHPKFTESMVYIKKAAAKVNNELGCLNKARSEMIIQAADRILKGEFQDQFVVDVYQAGAGTSFNMNVNEVIANIAIEGLGGKKGDYSIVHPNDHVNCGQSTNDVFPTAMRIAALLVLKELIPVMDELVDVLNRKAEEFSTIIKSGRTHLQDASPVRLGQEFSGYADAVSKSAERIENSSASLYELGIGGTAVGTGLNTHPEYAVRIIRELQKMTKIPVRGASNRFEAMQSNASIAEVSGSLKVFVVELIRIANDLRMLSSGPRTGLSEIHLPAVQPGSSIMPAKVNPVMAEMLTMVCFSVIGNDLAITMAAQAGQLELNVMMPLMQYKLLDSISIIANALKVFINKCAVGITADKERCYQYAINSFAVVTALNPYIGYSKAAEVAKESSLTGMPIKEIVLKWGLMSEEKIEQALSLESMTQPGLPN, translated from the coding sequence ATGGAAACAACAGACAACCAGTTTCGTATAGAGCACGATACTTTAGGAGAAATAAGGGTCCCAAAAGACTCTTATTATGGCGCTCAGACAGTGAGGGCGTTGGAAAACTTTCCAATAAGCGGTATAAGGCCTCACCCCAAATTTACGGAGTCTATGGTCTATATAAAAAAGGCCGCGGCAAAGGTAAATAACGAGCTTGGGTGTTTGAATAAGGCAAGAAGTGAAATGATCATCCAGGCTGCCGACAGGATCTTGAAGGGGGAATTTCAGGATCAATTTGTGGTGGATGTTTATCAGGCAGGTGCTGGAACTTCATTTAACATGAATGTAAATGAGGTGATAGCCAATATTGCAATTGAAGGTCTGGGTGGAAAGAAGGGAGACTACTCTATTGTTCATCCGAATGACCATGTTAACTGCGGGCAATCAACAAATGACGTGTTTCCCACTGCGATGAGAATTGCAGCATTGCTGGTACTGAAGGAGCTCATTCCTGTAATGGACGAGTTAGTAGATGTTCTTAACAGGAAGGCCGAGGAATTCAGTACAATTATTAAGTCTGGAAGGACCCATCTACAAGACGCTTCGCCTGTCAGACTTGGTCAGGAGTTTTCAGGCTATGCAGATGCTGTTTCGAAGTCTGCTGAGAGAATTGAAAACTCAAGTGCTTCGTTGTATGAACTGGGGATCGGGGGAACCGCAGTCGGAACAGGGCTCAATACCCATCCCGAGTATGCGGTAAGGATTATTCGTGAACTTCAGAAAATGACAAAAATCCCGGTAAGAGGTGCGTCAAATCGTTTTGAGGCTATGCAAAGCAATGCATCTATTGCTGAGGTTTCAGGCTCTTTAAAGGTCTTTGTGGTGGAGCTCATCAGAATTGCAAACGATTTACGAATGTTGAGTTCCGGTCCCAGGACCGGCTTAAGCGAGATACATCTGCCGGCAGTGCAGCCGGGCTCTTCGATCATGCCGGCAAAGGTGAACCCTGTAATGGCTGAGATGCTGACTATGGTCTGTTTTTCAGTGATTGGCAACGACCTGGCGATTACGATGGCGGCACAGGCTGGTCAACTTGAACTGAACGTAATGATGCCCCTGATGCAGTACAAATTGCTGGACTCGATATCGATTATTGCAAACGCACTAAAAGTTTTTATTAACAAGTGTGCAGTCGGAATCACGGCGGATAAAGAGAGATGTTATCAATATGCAATAAATAGTTTTGCTGTTGTAACTGCTTTGAACCCTTACATAGGGTATTCAAAGGCGGCAGAGGTCGCAAAAGAATCAAGCTTAACGGGTATGCCGATAAAAGAGATTGTTTTAAAGTGGGGGTTGATGTCTGAAGAGAAGATTGAACAGGCTCTCTCCCTTGAATCAATGACGCAACCAGGGCTGCCAAATTAG
- a CDS encoding class II SORL domain-containing protein — protein MINEKALFCKVNIPADAEKDSPLAKKHVPVIDVPEVVKTGEFFDVTITVGETEHSNENEHFIQWIEFYIGSVYLGRFDFVPVMTKPKITIPLKLSHHGLDSTLRAVSRCNLHGLWEGTARIKSD, from the coding sequence GTGATAAACGAAAAAGCGCTATTTTGTAAGGTTAATATCCCTGCTGATGCGGAGAAGGATTCCCCATTGGCCAAAAAACACGTACCGGTAATTGATGTACCTGAAGTAGTAAAAACAGGAGAGTTTTTTGACGTTACAATTACGGTCGGTGAGACCGAGCATTCAAACGAAAACGAACACTTTATTCAATGGATAGAATTTTATATCGGATCGGTCTATCTCGGCAGGTTTGATTTTGTACCGGTGATGACGAAACCTAAGATTACGATACCTCTCAAACTGAGTCATCACGGTCTTGATTCAACGTTGAGGGCCGTAAGCCGCTGCAATCTCCATGGTCTCTGGGAGGGCACTGCTCGGATAAAGAGTGATTAA